In Lolium rigidum isolate FL_2022 chromosome 3, APGP_CSIRO_Lrig_0.1, whole genome shotgun sequence, the genomic window tctttctctctccttaATTCCCAACGAAAAGGATGCTGCGGCGGCGTCTGAAGCTTTTTCGGAGTTTCTCTCTCCTCTGAAATTTCTCCACACATATGGCGTTCCGACTCTGTTCTACAAGAGCCCGAGCAACTCAATCTCAACGCCGAGGCTGCGTGCCACTGCCAGCGACGTGGTGTGATCGTCCCTGCGGAAGCGCACACAACATGCTGCCACCACATCAACCGACCGGCACGACGCGCGCAGTCGCCAACGGCAGCGAGCTCCTCCGCTTGTACCTAAGCTGTCCTCCTCCCCGCATGCTGCTCCTTCCTTGACCCCGGACCCGGCGTAGACATCTCTGTCGCCGGCTGCTGTTGACCGTCGATTTCTCGTCGCCGCAGCTTGCACGAAGAACGACACCACAGTATTAATGGAGCCTGCCTACCCACCACGTCCGGTGCAGTctcgagagggagaagaagaaaacAAATGAAATCTCTCTCCTCAAAGCGGTCCCCCTCACATGTAGTATTTTGTTCTATTTTGTAGTAGTAACACTTTATACGGGAGAGCCAACCTTCTGCACTAGACCCCACACATGTTGTTGGACTGAGCTGGACCAATGAAACACCGAGTTCACGCCGGATCATATGTCGCCGAGTTCATTTTATTCACTCTCGTAATGGGCATACTATAACGTAGACACAAACAGAATTACCGAGCATCTGGAAGACATAAGGGCAAAGACGAAGAGTACACAATTATTTGATTGCGGCCAACGTGCCAGGGCATGCTACTAGTGAGGCAGAGGAGGGCAAGCTTGGTCTACTGAGGGTTGGGTAGCCTGGAGTTGGCTGCAGAGACCCTGGAGCCCCATTCCAGCAGCTCTTTGCTGGTGTCGTCCTTGTGCGCGATCACCTCGATGAAGCAGAAGGAATCCTTTTTCTCCCCCAGAGCCGTCTCAATAGCTGCCGTAAGCTCCTCCTCGCACTTCACCTGCACGTATCACAACATCCATCAGCTGCAATTCCACCAACTCAGGTCGTTATTGTGAGCTTTGGACAGGAACAGTTGCTTACCTTGGCGGTCCAGCACTTGCCCTCCCCGTTGTGGATGGCGTCCACAAGGCCGGTGTAGTTCCAGTTCTTGATGACATTGTAAGGTCCGTCATGGATCTCCACCTCGATAGTGTACCCGCCATTGTTGATCAGGAAGATTATACTGTTCTGCCCGCACCGCAGCATCGTCGACACATCCTGGGCTGTCACCTGTAGGTAGTTGCAAACAAGATCAAGTTAGTGTAGAAACAGACAATCATTTGCAGCAGATAGCAACATATCAAGACAAGCGAGAAATTTCACCTGGAAGCTCCCATCGCCAATGCAGGCGATCACACGCTTGTCATTTGCCCCCTGAGCGTAACCAAGCAATGCACCAACTGACCATCCGATTGAACCATACTGCATTTGGAATTCATACCTGAAGTGTGCAAACAACCCATGCTCAGAACAAGGTAAATAGCAAGAAAACATACACAGCTGTAACAGTGTAGATTCAGAGTGAAAGAATGCTCACCCACAGCCCTCGGGCAGCTTCAGCTTCTGGCAGTTGAACCAGGAGTCACCTGTCTCTGCGATCACCGCGTTGTCACCGGTAATCATCttctggatgtgcttgaagagcaCATTGACACGCAGCGGCTCATTCGCCTCACACTGCAGCAGCTTGCCCTCAGGCACAAAGATCCTCTTGTAGTTCTCGTAGGCAGTGGTATTCTTCTTAACCCGCTTTGCCAGTTCAGAAAAGTATTCCTTCATCATGACACAGCCAAATGCCGGTCCATTCCCAACAATGACACGGTCAGGCTGGACGATGATGGCCTTGTCCTTCTTGAGGAGGAAAGAGTAACCAACAGAGCTGTAGTCGTTGAAGATAGGGCCTGCGAAGATGTAGGCGTCGGCCGACTCAACGATCTCTGCACAGAATGCGGTGCTGACTGCACCCCAATAGGTGCCGAGGAAGTGGGGGTGCGTCTCTGGAACAAGGCCCTTGGCTGATGGCATTATCGCGTATGCATAGCCACTGGCATCGACAAGGTCGACGAAGGCTTTCTGTGCTTTCGCAACGCGCAATTTGGGGCCGCCGACAAGCACCGGCTTCACCGCCTTGTTCAGGAACTGGACGGTTGCCTCCACTGCAGCCTCGAGCCCCATCTTGTTGCTCATCCTACAATTTCACAACACAGTTCAATTCATTAGATGgatccacatatattcatattgcCACAACAGAGTTGATGCAAGTCAAATAGAACCCAAATTCCTGATGTTAAAATATTAAATTGTCAATGCTGAACTGCTAATGATTCCAGTAGATGCAATTTTCACTATCCCAGTATAGGAATGGTTAGCAACACAGTTCACTTCATTAGAATGCTTAGCAAACACAGTTTATTTTATCAGGGGGGTTAATCATCTTATAGTGAAATATCACAACACACTCAATAAATTGGTCAGATTAGTTAACCCTAGGAGCATCAACGTTTTTACTATCCCAGTATAGGAATAGTAAGTACTGATTCAAACTTGGCAGATTATTTGGGTAATACTAAAATCTTAATCTCCCAGGTCCCAGCAGATCATGAAATACATCAGATAACTCAAATAGCATCAACATGCAAATCAAGGTATTGACATAGAGCATTCTACGCACTAGATAATTTGGTGGAAATGTTAATTGATCCAAACCTATTCCCAAAATGATCCAAAATTAGCCTACGAGCCATGGAAACTCAAAAGCAATAATATACGAGAAGGCTTAGGAGAAGAAGAGAGAAGGATCGTTACAATTCATCCTTCCTTCCATTTCATAACACAGTTCAATTCATTAGAATGCTTAGCCAACACAACTTATTTCATCAGGGGGCTTATCAACTTATAGTGAAATGTCACAAAACACTCATTAAATTCATCATATAAGATAAGTAAAAGAGCATCAATGAAATAGATAGGAACATAGGAACACTACTGAATCAACTAGGCAGATCATTTGGGCAGTACTAAAATCTTAAGCTCCTAGCAGATCATTAAATTTATCAGATAACTCAGACAGCAACAAATGCAAATCAGGAGTCGAAACATCATTCTACGCACTAGATAATTTGGTGGAAATGTTCCATGATCCAAAATTAGCCGACGAGTCACGGAAACTGAAAAGCAATAATACACGAGAAGGCAGGCTAGGAGAAGAAGATAGAAGGATTGGTACCTGGGAGCGAGGAAGAAGGGGACCGGATCACGGGTAAAGGTGGGGTGAGGTATCCCAGGCAGGTTGCAGCTAATGCTGAGGTAGACGGGCTTGCTCTCCCTGAGCGCCGTCGCGATCGCCGTGTCGATCTGCTCGTGCGCGTCGTCCAGGTTGGTCACCACCGCCTGAATTTAGGAACAGGCAAAACGACCGAGATCAAGAGCCGTTCCTCAGACCCAAAAAATCCCCAAGGAAGAGGCAATGCATGTCGGGGAAGGAACGCGGGCGTACCTGGTGGCAGGTGACGGTCTGGAAGCAGCGGAGCTCCTGCGAGAAGTCGGGGACGCCGATGGTGTGGTGGAGGATGCGGTTGGTGCCGTAGTCGTTGGAGTTGGGCCCGCCGGCGATGCAGATGACGGGGAGGTTCTCGCTGTAGGCGCCCGCGATGGCGTTGAGCACGCTGAGGCCCCCGACGGTGAAGGTGACGGCGCAGGCCCCCACGCCGCGGGCGCGCGCGTAGCCGTCGGCCGCGTAGCCCGCATTGAGCTCGTTGCAGCAGCCGACGAGGCGCAGGCCGGGCTCGGCGACGAGGTGGTCGAGCAGCGTGAGGTTGAAGTCGCCGGGGACGGCGAAGACGTCGCCGACGCCGACCTGCACGAGGCGGCGCGCCAGGTGGCGCCCCAGCGACGCCGCGCCGGACGCGAGAGGTGCGGGGTGAGAGGACATGATCGGGCACCCCGGCGCCGACGCCGGGCAGCCCACCGCGCCGTTCaccgccgccggcgatggcctGTTGTCGACGGAGGCGATGCGGGCGTCCATCGCGAcgagtggtggtggcggtggagcggCGGAGCAGAGACGGTGCGTGGGGGTTTGGGGAATATTCTAGGACTCGCTGGAGATTTGGGTTTGACGTGTGTTGGGTTGCTGGTCTTCGGGGAGAGGCAGGTGTCCTCGctttatacctaggtggcacgCGCAGGGGGAAATGCGGATTTAGTGTAAGGTCAGGGGTGTTCCTGGAAAACTCGTCCACTTTTTTTCGGGGAAAGGAGAAAACCACGGACCTCGCCGCGGTGGGAGCTGGCCGGGAACGCTGCGCTGCTGGGTTGGGGCCCACATGTCGGCGGCGGTGGGAGCTTAGGATCTTATTAGTAGGATCTTTTTGTGCGATTCGCGGAATGAGCAGCAATGAATTTGCCTGTTTCGTTTTCGTGCGCGGTGGGCGGTATTTGAATTTTTGTTTGGGGCGCAAGTCGCGGTTTTGTTTGCTGCGCAAGTTGGACCCGACCTGTCATTGATtagctgctgctcgcctcgcgTGCAGTGGCGTGACCACGCATGAACGAATGAACCATGCCTAGCTGAGCCAAAAGCCTCCGTGACCAAAAACCTCTTGCCCACGCCCAACGCTAATCGATCTTTGCAACTCACGGGTGGTACTACACTACCCGTGCCGTGTTGCTCCTCCTTTTCTTTGGGCCATCACGTTTTGGTTGATAGAGTTGTTACCCATGTGTTTCACTAGAACTAGAGACTAGAAACTTGTAACAAGTGAACGTATGCCAAACCTAATTTTAAATTGTGTACTCCCGCTAATCGATCCATTACAGGCTAGGACCAAATAAGGCACGACAAGTATTATGAATTGGAGGGTAAAcaactctcataattcaaatGTGACAAGTTCGAGAAAAATATAGGCTAGAACCTTGTAAGGGATACCGCGATATGGCGATGACTTGGCGGCTGGTGTTACATTAACGATCATCCaatcccaacaatgttgcaaaTCGCTCCATGAGTTCCTCGGGTGTGATCGACCCAATGTTGTCTTCTTCTTCGGTCCATGGATTCACTGGAGTTGCCATACGATGGTGTTGAGACTTCATGGCAGAGATCGGGTGCCTCCAGATACTACTTTTTTGTTCCGAGGATGGCGGACGACTCTAACATGATGCAAAAACGGTCACGCTATCAGCATGTGTAGGATTTAGAGGACGAAGGACTGCATGCAACCACAATCAAGCAATTGCCAGTGAAAAAGGGTTGTTGAAATATGCCAACGAAGAATAATAGTTTGATGTATCACCTCAAGACCAAGTCAAAGCTGAAATGAGATAGCAGATGGGAGTATAATTTGAGAgatattttgtaaaaaaaatacaaaacattGCATCTACCTCATCTGTTCCATGTGTGTAAGAAAGTTTGAATGCATGCGTGGAAGTTTTCCATGCGAACATACAGTTTATAAAAAGTAGTGTTCCGATAGTACTATTATCCATATTTTAAAACTTAGAATTATAGGAGTAAAATCTAGAAAGTTGCGCTACAAAAGTTTAGTTTCGATAAAACTAGACACACTAACGTAAGTTCAAAATAAAAGTGAAACTTAGTATTTACTTGTCTACTCTCTCCGTCCACAAGTACAtgcgggttttccaagataaattatgaagtggagtaaaaaatacattgggaacatgcatctctcatttttaatttttttactccaatgagctaagtgcatgtagaaaacaagaaaaatatgtgctccatttattgggtttgattttcgtgcgatgagagagaacaattaaagtgcattgggaacataggtgtacactcttttgtggacaaactttagagctagatgtccacttatttgtggacggatggAGTACTCTTTATAAATTTCCGTAAATTTAGATGCAGGTACAAGTGCACCATCAAAAACAAGTTATGATTAATCTCTGGTCTGAACCCATATAACAAGCATAAAAGGAATATGCATATTCTTAGTTAGCTGAGATTAACTTGGCGCTCTCAAGTCCACAACCGACGAAGCTACATCGTGATTTgtgcatcctataagttgcagttACAAGTGGAATTTTTTGAGTTCCAACTCGGGTTGCAGATCGAGTTCCAACTGATACCCTGACAGATTTTTAAATCGCAAGAGAATTGTAACTAAAAATCATAATTCACGTAGTAAAAATATATTCACATAATTAAAAAATCATTTGAGCTAAGTTCTCGGTTGTCTACTGAAACTAGACACACTACTTAACTAGCAAGAGTGTGGGAGCACGATTGCCAACCCAGCAGAGAGAAAAGCAACATGGATCGTGAGAAACAGCGTCGCCCAATGTAACGCAAACCTCCCACCGGATTGCGGTTTCTGCCTTTCCACCCTGAGCTTGAACCTTGAAACATACATGTTGCATGTGCGGCCGTCGGCCAGAAACGACTCACGCGTAACTGCGTCAGCTTTCTCCGTGATGTAATCTCTGATCCTTTGATTGTTAATTAGTTTGTCACTAGTAGGAGTAGTATATGAAAATTTGTCGCTTTGCTCAGTTAAAAGAAAACGATAAATTGACCACCTGAATCACAAGCTACTGACCGCCTGACACCGCATCCAAGCCCTCGGCTGTGCCCAACTCGTCTACGTTGCCCGTTCTTGCCCAAGCTCAGACGAGTCAAACCCGGcgggctcgctcgctcgctcgatcGATTCGGTTGGTCGTTCCATCGCCATTGAGCGTAGTCGGTTCGTACGGTCGCAGTATATTCTCTTTGTTTTTGCGAATAGTCGCAGTATATTCTCGTATGTTACAAATTAATAACGGCCTAGCATTGCTGCACGTACGTGCACGTGCGGTCACGTTCTTTTGGGTTTTCTGGCCGAACGGCAGCAGCCGGGCAGGCTCATCCAGGGGAGCCAAAACTGAAGCATGGGTTGCCCCTTGGTTTAGACACGACGGAATCAGATCGGCGGCGGATGCTCTGCACCGCGGAATCCGGCCACCTTCTCCTGGATGGACCGACGCAACACGACGACAACTGCAACAGTGGCACAACGGTGCCTGCATGCACCCGCAGGTCGGCAGCTCTTTCTTCCAGCAACATATTAGCCGTGCGCGCAACAAATTATGTGTGCTTGCTTGCAATATGTACAAACGCCCTATGCAACACTAAAAACTTCTAAAAAATATACACAAAGCTCTCCATCAGAATACATTAGGCCACTTTCGGTGAAAGCGGTTCAATTTCCTAACTGCAGGTTAAGGAATTTTCCCCTCAGACCTTTCCAAGGTGATAACTGATGATTATATTTCTATCTCCAATCTCCTTTTACCTCGCATAAAAAGAAGAAATATGTGGACACAAGCTATGTCATACATCGTGTATCCAGTCATGTGCAAAGGTGCGGGATCAGCGGGACAAAATCACGGCGCAACACATGACCAACATAAGATCCAAGGTGGGAGGGAACCCTTGACATGTTTGTTTACATCAAATTGGTGTGACGCCGTGGGATTTTATGGAAGTACCATGACTCAATCCAAAGTGGGCTATGTGCACACCTGGCAAGTTAGCAATATAaaaaatactacctctgtcccgtTTTAATTGATACCCCTATGTACCTGCTCGCTTCCTACATGACACAACACCCCGCGTCGATCAAAGAGGAACGGGGGGGGGGTACCTATCTAAGCTAAAGCTTGTTGTCACGGCCGGGAATATGATCATGTTTACATGTTTTAGCACTATATATCATTTACCTTTCATAACTTGGATTCCCTACAAAGCCAAGCATCTCCAAATGGAATGTTTAGATGGTATTGCTCATCCCAAATGAACAACTAAATCACTAAAAATAATATCATCCAATAAAAAGAGCAAAACCACTGTGTTTTTAatattgttgttgactaaaaactAAAATGTAGATTATTTCAAAATAAATTTTAGAGGTAAAcatagactatttcagaacgggaGTACGTAACTTGTGTAACAAAGACAAATTTCCAGAGGAAATAGTACAATCACCATGTTTTTCAAGTGCAAATTATATTTTCTGAATTTTGTGTAGACCATGTACAATGGTATTTTTCTTGAAATTGGACAGAAGTATCAAGGTAATATGTGCGTGCATGATTTATTCTAAAATCTTAAACTTACAAATACAAATTTAGCCCATTTTCAAATCCGGGTTCAGAGTACCACACCATCAGCCCATGTGTGTATTTTCCCACACATCATTTTCCTAATCTTTCACCAAGTGGCCCAGCGAAAACCCTAGGAACACCCCCTCACCCGTCAcccgggggcgccacaccatcgGCCTTGTCGGTAGGGTGCACGGGTGCCGCACACCCTTGCATGACCGGAGCGGTTAGTTGGGCCGAGGCCCAGGAATCAGGTAAtatctcttttttctttctttttttccttttgtcaGTTGTCGCTTTTTCTATTTTACGAAATCTGTTTTTTTAACAAAATTATaaaatatttgaacattttttcaagaTGTGAACATTTATTAgatctgaacattttttgaacttgAATAATTTTAAAAGTTtaatattttaatttgaaaataaaTTGAACTgatttttaaatatgaacattttcgaAATTTTGacctttttcaaatttgaataaatttcaaATCCTCgtgttttcaaaatttgaacatttctataatttgaataaatttttgaatctgaatttttttgaaaatttaataTTTTAATTACAACAGTTTTCAAATCCGGAAAACCGaccaaaaaagaaaaccaaaCCAGGAACCCAGAAAAAAAAAGCGAAAAACCGGACAGGAAAATCGACCTGATACGGCAAAACAgaaaaatgggcctggcccaaacccgaccagggggtgtgtggTGCCGAGTAGGCATCGGTGTATAGGAATCGCCGTCACGGGGGGTGCGGTataccgacctggtcggcacggACTAGGCGCCGTACACCCCTAGGCGGGTTGTTGGGCCGGCTCACCATTCCCCcaccttttttattttgatttttctttttctattctatttttgtttttatgtTTTCCAAAAGCTGATTCTTTTTATATCCGATTTTTTAAAATACGGAAttttaaattttagtttttttctaaAATCTAAATATTAACAAAAATTGACCATTTTTCGAACTTGAATATTTTTTTGAGATTGAACTTTTTTTAGATTTTTGActatttttcgaaatttgaacattttctgaATATGAACATTTTCCGAATACaaataattttaaatttgaacatttttccaatttaaacatttttaaaattagaaCTTTTTCAGActtaaatattttaaattttgaactattttcgaatctgaagtttttcaaatttgaacaaaaaaagcaacataaacagaaaagaaaaggaaaggaaacaaaaaagaaaacaggaaaacaAACAACAaggaaagaaaaaacagaaacagaaaaatgaaaaaagagGGAAAATATAAATGGgacaggcccaatacccgaccaggaTGTGCGGTGCCTGTTAGTCACCGACcttgtcggtgtataggattgacCTCCTAGGGGTGTTGTATGCCGGCCTGGTCGGTACAgaccaggcaccgcacacccccaagcgggttgttgggccggcccaccattCCCCCAccttttttattttgctttttcgtTTTCTGTTCTAGTTTTCTTTTTACGTTTTCCAAAATCAGGAAGTAAAAAATGTGGGCGAAAGAAAAAGTTACCCTGGACCTCAAGAATTGGAGAAGGACAAACTAGATTTTGCGAGTCTTACTCCTAACAGCACGAGATCTTTAGGTATTTATTTCTAACAATAACTTTTCTATGCTGTCAAAACTATGGACAAGTTAGGCAAAGGGCACTCTAGTTGACTAAATCTCTAGGTTACGAATGGTTAGACCGGAAAGATTTAGGTAGATTTTCCAAGTTTTCAGAATCAAGTACATGAAGGCCTCATCCATGGCATTTGGAGAGAAAGAATAAAAATGCAAGTGTAGTTTTACCTCTGCTAAAGTAAGCCATAGCGGCATATGCAGAACAtcaccaacatggcctcatagaaTGTATGGACTTTGTTAATGTTGCTGTTATATGCGGAATTCACTGGTACTAAAAAACTGTCGGGCACCTCTAGGAATCGGATGCCGATAATCTGCTTCCCGTCGGACCAATACTTGGCCATACGATTCGAAACAGTGTGGCCGCACGATTTTCACCCAAGCCCCGCGGCTCTTTCCGTGATTTCAGGGATTGGATGCATCCCATTAAACTGCTCGGGTCAAAATTGCATGCATCTCATAAATATGGCCCCGTAACCATCCACAGCAGTTCCTTGTTTTTAGGAAGTAATTTAGGAAGTAGGTATGTTtccgaaaataaaataaaatatagaaAATTAGTTACAATTTTTCCGGTCAGAGTAGCATATttttgtgccacggaagcattatTTTCCATTACTGGATAATGGAAGCACAGCTTTTAGGGGAAAATATCTGCCTCTTTGGCAGAACAAATAGAAAATAGCCTTCactgaaacttttttttttgcttcctcCCAATAATATTTAGCTTCAGTTGGCCAGCTAGATTGCTTCCAAGACAACTGGAGGTATACGTTTTAGTATTATCGTTTGTATCAACATTACTTCAATAGAGAACATAATATGCttacaaataaa contains:
- the LOC124695352 gene encoding pyruvate decarboxylase 2; translated protein: MDARIASVDNRPSPAAVNGAVGCPASAPGCPIMSSHPAPLASGAASLGRHLARRLVQVGVGDVFAVPGDFNLTLLDHLVAEPGLRLVGCCNELNAGYAADGYARARGVGACAVTFTVGGLSVLNAIAGAYSENLPVICIAGGPNSNDYGTNRILHHTIGVPDFSQELRCFQTVTCHQAVVTNLDDAHEQIDTAIATALRESKPVYLSISCNLPGIPHPTFTRDPVPFFLAPRMSNKMGLEAAVEATVQFLNKAVKPVLVGGPKLRVAKAQKAFVDLVDASGYAYAIMPSAKGLVPETHPHFLGTYWGAVSTAFCAEIVESADAYIFAGPIFNDYSSVGYSFLLKKDKAIIVQPDRVIVGNGPAFGCVMMKEYFSELAKRVKKNTTAYENYKRIFVPEGKLLQCEANEPLRVNVLFKHIQKMITGDNAVIAETGDSWFNCQKLKLPEGCGYEFQMQYGSIGWSVGALLGYAQGANDKRVIACIGDGSFQVTAQDVSTMLRCGQNSIIFLINNGGYTIEVEIHDGPYNVIKNWNYTGLVDAIHNGEGKCWTAKVKCEEELTAAIETALGEKKDSFCFIEVIAHKDDTSKELLEWGSRVSAANSRLPNPQ